One genomic segment of Hordeum vulgare subsp. vulgare chromosome 2H, MorexV3_pseudomolecules_assembly, whole genome shotgun sequence includes these proteins:
- the LOC123428317 gene encoding general transcription and DNA repair factor IIH subunit TFB2 has product MPQVMVVARNFMDMVAALPAAKLDMLYDSAFICEAVLRSFPPLAKKYVIQMLYVSAPMPAAAMQEWVLDEYASKHKVAIDRLLQLRVFVEVRDRRKEVSYKMNNKFQANMQKYLVSGGCLPREPLPFSVTARLPTLVELENYALEQWECFLLQLINSSQVEKGTTFSSSMMKTFQRGLLSSRDGEAAKLSENGFQFLLMETNAQLWYIMREYISSAEERGVDPTDLISFLLELSFHTQGAAYSLSTLTEVQRIAVMDLMELGLVKLQQGRKDSWFIPTKLATNLSSSLSDSAASKEGIVVVETNFRLYAYSASKLHCEILRLFSRVEYQLPNLIVGAITKESLYGAFDNGITAEQIVSFLQQNAHPRVIDKIPIVPENVTDQIRLWENDRNRVEMILSHVYEDFPSKDMFEQCCDHARDNGYLLWEDAKKMRLIVSGEFHQEMREFLRRQR; this is encoded by the exons ATGCCTCAGGTAATGGTGGTCGCGCGGAACTTCATGGACATGGTGGCCGCACTGCCTGCCGCCAAACTTGACATGCTCTACGATTCCGCCTTCATCTGTGAGGCTGTACTCAG gtcattcCCACCGCTGGCAAAGAAGTACGTAATTCAGATGCTGTACGTGTCGGCACCAATGCCTGCTGCGGCTATGCAGGAGTGGGTGCTGGATGAGTATGCCTCCAAGCACAAGGTTGCCATCGATAGGCTGCTCCAACTCAGGGTCTTTGTGGAAGTACGTGATAG AAGGAAGGAGGTGAGCTACAAGATGAATAATAAATTCCAGGCTAACATGCAGAAATATTTGGTTAGTGG CGGGTGTTTGCCAAGGGAACCACTACCATTCAGCGTCACTGCCAGATTGCCTACACTGGTGGAATTAGAAAATTATGCTCTTGAGCAATGGGAG TGCTTCTTGCTGCAATTAATCAACTCGTCTCAAGTTGAGAAAGGGACCACTTTCAGCTCATCTATGATGAAGACATTCCAGCGAGGTCTTCTGAGTTCAAG GGATGGTGAAGCTGCAAAGTTAAGTGAGAATGGCTTCCAGTTTCTG CTGATGGAGACAAATGCACAACTTTGGTATATAATGAGAGAATACATTTCGTCCGCAGAG GAACGTGGGGTGGACCCCACAGACTTGATATCATTTCTCTTGGAGCTTAGTTTTCATACACAAGGAGCG GCCTACAGCCTGAGTACTCTGACAGAAGTCCAAAGAATTGCAGTTATGGATCTGATGGAACTCGGGTTAGTCAAACTGCAGCAG GGCCGTAAAGATAGCTGGTTCATACCTACAAAATTGGCTACAAATCTCTCGTCGAGCTTGTCAGATTCAGCTGCCAGCAAAGAG GGTATTGTGGTTGTGGAGACAAACTTTAGGTTGTATGCGTACTCTGCTTCCAAGTTGCACTGTGAAATTCTACGTCTTTTTTCAAG GGTAGAGTATCAACTACCAAACCTTATTGTGGGAGCTATTACAAAAGAAAGTCTTTATGgtgcatttgataacgggatcactgcTGAACAG ATAGTTTCATTCCTTCAACAAAATGCCCACCCTCGTGTCATCGACAAAATACCGATAGTCCCAGAGAATGTTACAGATCAG ATTAGGCTGTGGGAGAATGACCGTAACAGGGTCGAGATGATCCTGTCACACGTATACGAAGATTTTCCGAGCAAG GACATGTTTGAACAATGCTGTGACCACGCGAGGGATAACGGGTACTTGCTGTGGGAGGACGCGAAGAAGATGCGATTGATAGTGAGCGGGGAGTTCCACCAAGAAATGCGGGAGTTCCTCCGCCGGCAAAGATGA